A window of the Falco biarmicus isolate bFalBia1 chromosome 10, bFalBia1.pri, whole genome shotgun sequence genome harbors these coding sequences:
- the SCGB1C1 gene encoding secretoglobin family 1C member 1: protein MLTALHSLTPCTAMKLTVPLLITMVLCSSLGAGSDHEVIPSFLQTLLEGSAEQLYIGPISQYEVDDLTKTALSALKGCIDDLSPEHVKALVNLLKLVRTEA, encoded by the exons ATGCTCACTGCCCTCCACAGCCTCACACCCTGCACTGCTATGAAGCTGACTGTTCCTCTGCTCATCACCAtggtgctctgcagctcccttg GGGCTGGCTCTGATCATGAGGTCATCCCCAGCTTTCTTCAGACGCTTCTTGAAGGCTCTGCTGAACAGCTGTACATTGGACCAATTTCTCAATATGAAGTCGATGATTTGACTAAAACCGCTTTGAGCGCGTTAAAGGGATGTATTGATGACCTTTCTCCTGAGCATGTAAAGGCCCTCGTCAATCTGCTG aaacttGTTCGGACAGAGGCTTGA
- the CIMAP1A gene encoding outer dense fiber protein 3, whose product MQIAATLLRSATHRRARPCSATHRRARPCSATHRRARPWPVPWSRLRKVKRCCSFWAGFALATLRGSPSAAPAVPVGFVAASDTDGAWVGTWRPHRPRSFISAQFTTPAPKYSIPGTTGYLAHSPTKVRAPAYTFPMAKRPVASSCSPGPCYYVPPAITRHGKYVVPAQHMAGLPKTKSEVAPGPGDYSIEKANKHVYMRPPAQPMAFRHEAAAASTVPGKGMWGAQTPAPACPPGGLCWAAACAMGLGTSLPGRTQLEKQQLRRGRTPFLPSRCYPGAAPCAAGLTDALPFPLPGVGTYMLPRLVGHNTACVPASPCYSMKGKSKHYSYLEGMPKVSCALSSGCKGSSCTSTVRVGSARTNTHLGHPASSTPLLQTPGPAAFPKVDLDTYKNRAPRYTMGSRTRLGGDKTVKPGPADYCPGKVTLTKPQAPAPTFGLRHSRYTTPLILPL is encoded by the exons ATGCAG ATCGCTGCCACCCTCCTGCGCTCTGCCACCCACCGACGAGCTCGCCCGTGCTCTGCCACCCACCGACGAGCTCGCCCGTGCTCTGCCACCCACCGACGAGCTCGCCCGTGGCCGGTCCCATGGTCCAGGCTGAGGAAGGTGAAgcgctgctgctccttctgGGCAGGTTTTGCACTGGCCACTCTCCGGGGAAGcccctcagcagctcctgctgttccCGTAGGCTTTGTGGCTGCCTCCGACACGGACGGAGCCTGGGTGGGCACTTGGAGACCCCATCGCCCACGCAGCTTCATCTCAGCCCAGTTCACCACGCCGGCACCCAAGTACTCGATCCCCGGGACAACAG GGTACCTGGCTCACAGCCCCACCAAAGTCAGAGCCCCTGCATACACGTTCCCCATGGCCAAACGTCcggtggccagcagctgctcGCCGGGGCCTTGCTATTACGTCCCGCCGGCCATCACCAGGCACGGGAAGTACGTCGTCCCGGCACAGCACATGGCCGGGCTGCCTAAGACAAAGAGCGAGGTGGCCCCCGGTCCAG gtGACTACTCCATCGAGAAGGCCAACAAGCACGTGTACATGCGCCCGCCAGCACAGCCCATGGCCTTCCGGCACGAGGCCGCTGCGGCCAGCACAGTGCCAGGTAAGGGAATGTGGGGAGCGCAGACACCAGCACCGGCGTGCCCGCCgggtgggctctgctgggcggcAGCTTGTGCAATGGGCCTAGGGACGAGCCTGCCCGGCAGGACACAGCTA gagaagcagcagctcag gaggggcaggacaCCCTTCCTGCCCTCGCGCTGCTACCCAGGCGCCGCTCCTTGCGCCGCAGGACTCACAGACGctctcccttttccccttccagGTGTGGGCACCTACATGCTGCCCAGGCTGGTGGGGCACAACACAGCCTGCGTTCCCGCCAGCCCATGCTACTCGATGAAGGGGAAGAGTAAACACTACAGCTACCTGGAAGGCATGCCCAAGGTGAGCTGTGCACTCTCCTCGGGGTGCAAGGgctccagctgcaccagcaCGGTCCGTGTGGGCAGCGCAAGAACCAACACCCACCTTGGGCACCCAGCAAGCTCCACTCCTCTCTTACAGACACCCggtcctgctgccttccccaagGTGGACCTGGACACCTACAAGAACAGGGCCCCCAGGTACACCATGGGGAGCAGAACCAGACTTGGAGGCGACAAAACAGTGAAACCGGGGCCGGCAGACTACTGCCCCGGGAAG GTGACGTTGACCAAGCCCCAGGCTCCCGCCCCCACTTTTGGACTCCGACATTCCCGCTACACCACTCCTCTGATACTTCCCCTGTAA
- the VPS51 gene encoding vacuolar protein sorting-associated protein 51 homolog yields MAEVEAAESRAGGSPEASTGTGTGWRRPHGPLQRYYGPPAAEAAEPDPDPADINGPHFDPEVFLTKVRSECPLGQLLAREAALGREIRALDSDMQTLLYENYNKFISATDTIRKMKVDFRRMEAEMDDLAANMEAISTSSARVSAALQDRHRRGAQLAGVQALLRKLQSLVEVPGRLRRWAAPGAEPARALRCHARARAVLRHYRHLPSFRAIEDESHAIMADLAQRLRARLREDTLDPKELTECVEMLLQLEEPPEELCEEFLSHAGARLEAELAALEAELPPADPSGTATTPPPASDILDFVDRGSSAFVGNLCLLAASYRSLFEGRPGAWDGRLETFAATLTTRYFELLERRLALERGLGDTSLLVRALDRFHRRLRALLELLPEAGAEAGAALVARAARERVDRYLRALQTFFLGCLGDVRQALAAPRPPGKEGPGLPDLLATLAASILGQLKAVLAYVQLFTAKDVAFASLPYFKGEFCVEAVHEGLVVAFVRWLCRTTRGFADGPAERGAPAAPPALLLLLARLCLDYEATTISYILTLTDEQFPPQDTGPAVTPGPVLCAEARGAAQRLLDHYVQVQGAAVAQMLRKSVETRDWLGTVEPRNVRAVMKRVVEDITAIDVQVGQLFEEGVRRAQSSDSSRRAFSVYSSSRAPGRYAPSYTPSAPMDTHLLSNIQKLFSERIDIFSPVEFNKVSVLTGIIKISLKTLLECVRLRTLGRFGLQQVQVDGHYLQLYLWRFAADERVVQGLLDEVAASAAHRCLDPVPMEHSVIELICERG; encoded by the exons ATGGCGGAGGTGGAGGCGGCGGAGAGCCGGGCTGGGGGTAGCCCCGAAGCCAGCACCGGTACCGGCACCGGGTGGCGACGTCCCCATGGGCCGCTCCAGCGGTACTACGGCCCGCCCGCGGCGGAGGCGGCAGAGCCGGACCCGGACCCCGCCGACATCAACGGGCCCCACTTCGACCCGGAAGTTTTCCTCACTAAG GTGCGCAGTGAATGCCCCCTGGGGCAGTTGCTGGCCCGTGAGGCTGCGCTGGGGCGAGAAATCCGTGCCCTCGACAGTGACATGCAGACGCTGCTCTACGAGAACTACAACAAGTTCATCTCCGCCACTG ACACCATCCGAAAGATGAAGGTCGACTTCCGGCGCATGGAGGCAGAGATGGACGATTTGGCTGCCAACATGGAGGCCATCAGCACCTCCAGTGCCCGTGTCAGTGCCGCACTGCAGGACCGGCACCGCCGTGGTGCCCAGCTTGCTG GTGTGCAGGCCCTGCTGCGGAAGCTGCAGTCCCTGGTGGAGGTGCCGGGGCGGCTGCGGCGCtgggcagcgccgggggcagAGCCTGCACGAGCCTTGCGCTGCCATGCCCGCGCCCGTGCCGTGCTCCGTCACTACCGCCACCTGCCCTCCTTCCGTGCCATCGAGGATGAGAGCCACGCCATCATGGCCGACCTGGCGCAGCGCCTCCGTGCACGCCTCCG gGAGGACACCTTGGACCCCAAGGAGCTCACCGAGTGCGTGGAGATGCTGTTGCAGCTGGAAGAGCCACCTGAGGAGCTGTGTGAGGAGTTCCTGAGCCATGCTGGTGCCCGCCTCGAggctgagctggcagctctggaggCTGAGCTTCCCCCAGCCGACCCCTCCGGCACCGCCACCACGCCACCCCCCGCCTCTGACATCCTTGACTTCGTGGACCGCGGCAGCTCGGCTTTTGTGGGCAACCTGTGCCTCCTCGCGGCCTCGTACCGCAGCCTCTTCGAGGGGCGCCCAGGGGCTTGGGATGGCCGCCTGGAAACCTTCGCCGCCACCCTCACCACCCGTTACTTCGAGCTGCTGGAGCGACGCCTGGCGCTGGAGCGGGGCCTGGGCGACACCTCACTGCTGGTGCGAGCGCTTGACCGCTTCCACCGTCGCCTCCGCGCCCTCCTTGAGCTGCTGCCCGAGGCTGGGGCCGAGGCAGGTGCTGCGCTGGTGGCCCGGGCGGCACGTGAGCGGGTCGATCGCTACCTGCGGGCGCTGCAGACCTTCTTCCTGGGGTGCCTGGGTGACGTGCGCCAGGCGCTggctgccccccggcccccgggcAAGGAGGGCCCCGGCCTGCCCGACCTCCTGGCCACGCTCGCGGCCTCCATCCTTGGCCAGCTCAAGGCCGTCCTGGCCTACGTGCAGCTCTTCACTGCCAAGGATGTCGCCTTCGCCAGCCTGCCCTACTTCAAG GGGGAGTTCTGTGTGGAGGCAGTGCACGAAGGGCTGGTGGTGGCCTTTGTGCGCTGGCTCTGCCGCACCACCCGTGGCTTCGCTGATGGCCCAGCTGAGCGAGgggcccctgcagcccccccggccctgctgctgctccttgcccGCCTCTGTCTTGACTATGAGGCCACCACCATCAGCTACATCCTCACCCTAACTGATGAGCAGTTTCCTCCCCAG GACACAGGCCCAGCAGTGACACCAGGACCAGTACTGTGTGCAGAGGCGCGGGGGGCAGCACAGCGGCTGCTCGATCACTACGTGCAGGTCCAGGGCGCCGCGGTGGCACAGATGCTCAGGAAGAGTGTGGAGACACgagactggctgggcactgtCGAGCCCCGCAATGTTCGTGCCGTCATGAAGCGTGTGGTTGAGGACATCACTGCCATCGATGTCCAG gtggggcaGCTCTTCGAGGAAGGGGTGCGACGTGCGCAGAGCAGTGACTCAAGCCGGCGCGCCTTCTCCGTCTACAGCAGCTCACGGGCACCTGGGCGCTACGCCCCCAGCTACACCCCCAG TGCCCCCATGGACACCCACCTGCTCAGCAACATCCAGAAGCTCTTCTCTGAACGCATTGACATCTTCAGCCCTGTCGAGTTCAACAAG GTGTCGGTGCTGACAGGGATCATCAAGATCAGCCTGAAGACGCTGCTGGAGTGTGTGCGGCTGCGGACTTTGGGGCGCTTCGGGCTGCAGCAGGTGCAGGTGGATGGCCATTACCTGCAGCTCTACCTCTGGCGCTTCGCCGCTGACGAGCGGGtggtgcaggggctgctggaTGAGGTGGCTGCCAGCGCCGCCCACCGCTGCCTCGACCCTGTCCCCATGGAGCACAGTGTCATCGAGCTCATCTGCGAGCGGGGGTAG
- the BET1L gene encoding BET1-like protein yields the protein MAEWGRGQSPGAVEDMLDVENKRMADTLANKVTRLKSLALDIDKDADEQNHYLDGMDSDFMSVTGLLTGSVKRFSTMTRSGRDNRKLLCSVSAGLIVVFFILYYLVSKAGT from the exons ATGGCGGAGTGGGGCCGAG gtcAGAGTCCGGGTGCCGTGGAGGATATGCTGGATGTAGAGAACAAGCGTATGGCAGACACCCTAGCCAACAAGGTCACCAGGCTGAAGTCG CTGGCTCTGGATATTGACAAAGATGCTGATGAACAAAACCATTACCTGGATGGCATG GATTCAGATTTTATGAGTGTGACTGGCCTGCTAACCGGCAGTGTGAAGCGTTTCTCCACCATGACACGATCTGGGAGGGATAATCGCAAGTTGCTCTGTTCTGTTTCAGCAGGACTGATTGttgttttcttcatcctctACTATCTTGTGTCAAAAGCAGGGACTTGA